The Kribbella amoyensis genomic sequence TCTCTCTAGGATGACCCGGTGACACCGAACTCCGAGCGCCGCTGACCGCGGGTGTCGTCCGTCGTCGGTGCGTTCGCCGCGCTGGTCGCCGTCGCCGTCCTGGGCTACCTGGTCGGCGTCTTCCGCGTGCTCCGGGCCGAGGACGAGCTGGTGCTGTCCCGGCTGGCGTTCTTCGTCGCGACCCCGGCGCTGATGTTCACCACGGTGGCGCGGGCCGACCTCGGGTCGATCTTCTCGCCGGTCCTGCTGACCAACTTGGCCAGCCTCTTCGTGGTCCAGGTGTTGTACCTGGGGATCGCGGTGCTGCTCTGGCGGCGGGACCGGAGCCGGGCCACGATCGGCGTGCTCGCGGCGTCGTACGTGAACGCGGGCAATCTCGGTGTCCCGGTCGCCGTGTACGTGCTCGGTGACGGGGCCCTGGTCGCGCCGGTCGTGCTGTTCCAGTTGCTCGTGATGGTGCCGGTCGCGTTCGCTGTGCTGGACGGCGATCGGCTGGGTTCGGGGCGCCGCGTCTCGCTGCGGGCCGTGCTCACGAGGCCACTGCGCAACCCGGTGACCGTTGCCACCCTGCTCGGTCTGCTCGTCGCCACGATCGGCGTCGAACTCCCCGAGGTCCTGCTCCGGCCGGTCGACCTGGTGGCCGCGGCCGCGGTCCCGGTCTCGTTGGTGGCGTACGGACTCAGCCTGAGCGGGGCGCGTCAGTCGATCCGGCTCGGGCCGGGACCGGATCTCGCGCTCGCGGTCGCACTGAAGGCGTTCGTCCAGCCGGCGATCGCGTACGCGTTCGGGCGCTGGGTCCTCGGACTGCACGGTGGCGAGCTGCTCGGTCCGACGCTGCTCGCGGCCTTGCCGACGGCGCAGAACGTGTACGTCTATGCCGTGCACTACCGAACCGGCCGGCGGCTGGCCCGGAGTGCCGTGCTCACCAGTACGTTGCTCGCGATCCCCGTGATGATGGCGATCAGCGGACTCCTCGGCTGATCGGTCAGGCGCTCGGACGCCAGCCAGGCGGCGGGTCCTCGCCGACGTGCCCGTCGACGGCCTCGCGGAGGAGATCGGCGTGACCGGTGTGCCGGCCGTACTCCTCGATCAGGTCGCAGACCAGTCGGCGCAGGCTCGCGTGGACGCCGTCCGGTGAGCTGACGTGGGCCTCCTGGTCGAGGCCGCCGTTCTCGATCGCGGCGTCCAGGGTCGCCCGCGAGCGTTCGACGGCGCCGTCCCAGTACGCGTACAGCTGCGCCGGGGTGTCCTTGGCGGCGGACTCGAACTCCCAGTCGTTGCTGCCGTTCCAGCCGAGCTCGGTCCAGGGTCCGGCGATCGGTTCGCCGCGCAGCTTGGCGGTGAACGTGTAGTCCTCCTGCGCCGCGAGGTGCTTGAGCAGTCCGCCGAGGGTGATGCTGGAGGCGCCGATCCGGGTACTCAGGCCGGCGGCGTCCAGGCCGTCCGCCTTCCAGCGGAAGGTGGCCCGCAACCGGTCGAGGGCGCCGAGCAGGTGCTCGACCTCGGTCCCGGCGAGCGGCGGCTCCCAAGGAGTCAGGGAGGTCTCGTCATGCGTGGTCATGGTGACCACCGTAGAACTGTTTCCGGACGATCGGCTTCCGGAAGGGTCAGTCTTCGTCCGGACGCGGTGGCAGCGTCGGGTACCCGGTCATCGGGTACAGCCCGATCGCGAACCCGTACGAGGTGTCGCCCGAGCGCGGCAGCTTGTCGAACTCGTGGATGATCCCCTCGACCCGGTCCCAGAACTCGGCCGCGCGTTCCTCGGGGATGCGGGCGTGCCGGAGGAACGCGCGCAGCTGGCCCGCCTCGTACGCGCCGCTGGACTCCTGGGCCGCGACCTCGAAGTCGTTGAAGTCACCGGGCAGGCTCGAGCCGTCGGCCTGTTTGCGGCCCAGCCCGACGAAGAACATCCGCGCCGTCCGGCCGTAGTACCGCTCGTCGATGGCCCGCACCCGCCTGGTCCGGACGACGCGCAGCAGACCGGCGTCGGCGAGGACGTTGACGTGGTGCGCGACCGTGCTCTTCGGGCGCCTGACCGCGGTCGCCAGCTCGGTCACCGTGGCGGCGCGTTCGTGCAGCAGGCCGAGGATCGTTGTCCGCAGCGGGTCGCCGATCGCGCGGACCTGCTCGGCGGTGGTGAGCTCGATCGTCTCCTCGAGCTCGTAGTCCGGGACCGCGGGATGGCTGGCCATGATCGGCTCAGCGTAGCAATCGGTCGAAAGATCTCGAACGTTCGACATCGCCGCCGATCCGGGCCGGTCAGCCGGCCGGATCCGGTGGGCTGAGCAGGCCGCGGGTGATCAGCCGCTGGTTGGCGGCGCTGCGTTCGGCCAGTGGCCCGGGGTCGAAGACCGGGGCGTCCAGGGTCGGGCCGATGACCGGTTCGAGCAGCATCGGACCGAGGATCAGGAAGAGGGCCTGGTACGGCGCCCAGCGGGTGTCGGCCGCGTCGGCGGAGTCGTGGCCGGCCGCCTCACGGAGGGTGCGGAGCTGCTCGTCGGCGCCGGTCAGCAGCCGCTGGAACAGGGCGGTACCGGCAGGCCCGCCTTCGAGGAGGACACGGCGCAGGTAGTTGCGCCGCAGGCTGTCCGAGCCGAAGAGCTGGGCCGTGACGGAGCCGAGCGCCGCCAGTCCGCCGGCCGGTTCGAACTTGGCCAGCTCCTGGTCGAACGTGTCCAGTACGTCCTCGTCGACGGCCGCGCGCAGCCCGTCCTTGGAGCCGAAGTGGTGCCGCAGCAGAGCGTGCGAAACCCCTGCCTCGGTGGCGATCGCGCGCGTCGACGTCGCCTCGAACCCGTGCTCGGCGAACAGGTGCAGGGCCGCCAGCCGCAGCCGGGCCCGCGCGGTCAGGTCGGTCGGACGCGGCTCACTCATCGCGCCGAGTCTAGATCCAGGCCCGCAGATAGCGGACTCGGCGGAGACCCGTGGCGAGCGTGAAGCTCAGCGGGACTGCGATGAAGCCGACCAGGAGGAACTTCAGCAGTGGGGGCGCGCTGAGCTCGCGGGTGGCGAGTTGAAGGGCGACGACGACCGGGACGTGGAGGACGTAGACCGTGAACGATGCCGCGGCCAGACGTTGCAGGAAGCGGTTCGGTTGGTTGAGGCGTTCGCGGAAGAGGGTGAGCAGGCCGAGGCTCAGCGCGGTACACATCGTCGTCTCGACCACCGACCACACAAGCGAACGGATCCCGGTGCCACCCGGCGCGTAGTACCGCGCTAGCTGGGGCAGGGCGGCGTAGTGGGCGATCGCGAGCGTGACGCCGACGGCGAGCCAGGTGTACCCCGCGCGACTGCTCAGGCCCGTGAACCAGCCGCGGCGGTACGCGAGCAGCCCGGCGAGGAAGAAGCCGCCGTACTGGACCAGGTCGGCGGGTTCGGCCTGGAGGAAGTCGAGGATGCCGACCCAGGTGTCGACGGGCCAGGTGATCCGGATCGCGTACGTGCCGAGGCCGAGCACCGCGGTGAATCCGATGATCGCGGCCGTCCGGGGACTCTCGACCGTGCTCGGCCGGGGACGCCGGCGGACGACGGCGCGCCACACGGCGTACAGGATCGCGTAGACGAGCAGGTGCTCGATGAACCAGAGGTGCCCGAACTGCAGATCGGGCCAGCTCGGTCCGGTCCAGCC encodes the following:
- a CDS encoding TetR/AcrR family transcriptional regulator, whose translation is MSEPRPTDLTARARLRLAALHLFAEHGFEATSTRAIATEAGVSHALLRHHFGSKDGLRAAVDEDVLDTFDQELAKFEPAGGLAALGSVTAQLFGSDSLRRNYLRRVLLEGGPAGTALFQRLLTGADEQLRTLREAAGHDSADAADTRWAPYQALFLILGPMLLEPVIGPTLDAPVFDPGPLAERSAANQRLITRGLLSPPDPAG
- a CDS encoding DUF664 domain-containing protein, whose protein sequence is MTTHDETSLTPWEPPLAGTEVEHLLGALDRLRATFRWKADGLDAAGLSTRIGASSITLGGLLKHLAAQEDYTFTAKLRGEPIAGPWTELGWNGSNDWEFESAAKDTPAQLYAYWDGAVERSRATLDAAIENGGLDQEAHVSSPDGVHASLRRLVCDLIEEYGRHTGHADLLREAVDGHVGEDPPPGWRPSA
- a CDS encoding acyltransferase family protein, which produces MWTVNNPVGQRPARGRLHFLDHLKVALVVLVVLHHAAQPFGPPDWWYVTGTDRWEPLGRFTVVNGAFFMSLFFAISAYLLPASFDRKGGPRYLLDRFRRLGAPLLFGVAVIIPALMYAHYRVFRDYPSISFGRYYTDVYLGLAPEPAGWTGPSWPDLQFGHLWFIEHLLVYAILYAVWRAVVRRRPRPSTVESPRTAAIIGFTAVLGLGTYAIRITWPVDTWVGILDFLQAEPADLVQYGGFFLAGLLAYRRGWFTGLSSRAGYTWLAVGVTLAIAHYAALPQLARYYAPGGTGIRSLVWSVVETTMCTALSLGLLTLFRERLNQPNRFLQRLAAASFTVYVLHVPVVVALQLATRELSAPPLLKFLLVGFIAVPLSFTLATGLRRVRYLRAWI
- a CDS encoding AEC family transporter, giving the protein MSSVVGAFAALVAVAVLGYLVGVFRVLRAEDELVLSRLAFFVATPALMFTTVARADLGSIFSPVLLTNLASLFVVQVLYLGIAVLLWRRDRSRATIGVLAASYVNAGNLGVPVAVYVLGDGALVAPVVLFQLLVMVPVAFAVLDGDRLGSGRRVSLRAVLTRPLRNPVTVATLLGLLVATIGVELPEVLLRPVDLVAAAAVPVSLVAYGLSLSGARQSIRLGPGPDLALAVALKAFVQPAIAYAFGRWVLGLHGGELLGPTLLAALPTAQNVYVYAVHYRTGRRLARSAVLTSTLLAIPVMMAISGLLG
- a CDS encoding ArsR/SmtB family transcription factor, coding for MASHPAVPDYELEETIELTTAEQVRAIGDPLRTTILGLLHERAATVTELATAVRRPKSTVAHHVNVLADAGLLRVVRTRRVRAIDERYYGRTARMFFVGLGRKQADGSSLPGDFNDFEVAAQESSGAYEAGQLRAFLRHARIPEERAAEFWDRVEGIIHEFDKLPRSGDTSYGFAIGLYPMTGYPTLPPRPDED